Part of the Xiphophorus maculatus strain JP 163 A chromosome 3, X_maculatus-5.0-male, whole genome shotgun sequence genome, AGGGTGATTCTCACAATGGCGCCTTTGTGTCTGGAGGGAATAGAGGCAGAGGAAACCAGATCCGACACAGCATCTTCTCCAGCTATGCCTCAGACTAatgaggacaaaaacaaacatggctaaATGCACATTGTAGTGGTGTTTTCCTTGGTAATTTATCCTTCACTTTCTGCCTAGTTTCTTCTCTACTGCTAAAGAATTAGCTATTGCACATATGAATGTTATAGTGTTACAGCACTGTGGATGTAAAATGTTCTTCTGTGTGATTTTAGTCATTGGGATCTGAATTCCAACACACATCTGTATGAATCTGTCATAAAAGATGTCAGATGGAGCGAGGAGTTAATTAGACCACCAATGATTTCATGTCTGACAAGTACTGAAAACGGGAGTTATAGAACATTTCTGGTCAAATTAGCTAACTCACTGAAAAGAAAGGCAGTGCTTTGCCTTTTACAATGTTTTGCTATACTATCAAACTGGCTACTCTCAGAACATTAGCATTGATTTGCTTTTATGCATTTGAATACTAAAATACTTATTTCTCAAAAAGCTGGTTATGTGTAGCATATTCGCTGtttcaaaagaataaaagaaaaatgggagTCCAACCACTTTCCCCTCATGGATAAGTCAattaaaaattctgttttagcTTTAGTAGTTTTACTGAATCATTTCCTGCAATTTTCCCACAATTTGTCATAGATTTGGGGCCTGTTTTGTCTTCCATTAGTTAGCCTGTTTTCTCTTGTCACTTGACAACAAGACACTTTTTTGTGTCTTGTTGTCACTTTTTGTAGACAACAAGACACAGAAAAAAGCTTGTGAATGTCAGACCTTCATTTGGTCATTAACATCTGGAGCAGAGAGGACAACAGTCCTGTTTACACATTGTTAATCACAGAGAGGAGCTTATGACCAGAGAAAGGAAAGAGGGGGACGGAAGTGAGAGTTAAAGACAGATGAACATTCATCATTTGAACTAAGCAGAGAGCGGAAATAAGGAATGGACTGAATGGAATAGGTTAAGAATATtccaaaattgtttttgaattgGACACGTTGCAGTCATCACTGTCATGTCGGACAGCACCGGGGGCTGACTGGGCAATTGGACACCAAATCAAGAATACAGGTTTGTatcattttctttataacttaAAGAAAATTAGTTCATAGAATTATTAAGTgttaaaaattagaaatgtcTAAATTTAATCAGTCTCGATTGAATGGGTTTTCAACCAGTTAATAGAAATGAtgtgtaattaaatttaaatctatttaacaGGCTTTCTTGTGCACTGCAGGAGCTGAGTGAAATGACACCCATAAAAGGGAATTTTGCTGGGATTCTTGTAATAACATTAAGCTACTTTATCCAGTCTTCAGCTTCATATAACCCCCACAGAGCAGGTACagatgttcatttatttcatcaaCACTCTTACTTCAGATTGTGTCCAATTATGCCAGATTCAGTGCTGTGATGTAACAGAACGTGATACATTATCAGTGATTCCACTAATAGTAGATGTCTGAGTTTAACTGAGCTTTGATATATTATCAAATGTCTTCTCTTGTGCACTATGATGgcttttttcatttgaaacgAACCTGCAAGACATTTATATCAACCGTTACTTTGGGTAAATCAGACGACAAACACTTTAACAAATATAACTGagggaaaacacatttttaagaagACTTAAAGTCAGAGTTTAATTCATTTAGTGATTGGtttcttaaaatttttgtcacaaaattGCAGagtagacaaaaataaattttgccTTACATAACATGGAGtgcatagaaaaaaataagaattgtgTGAAGTTACAATAAAAGTTGTACAAAACTGAGTTAACAGTTAAATGATAAAAGGAATAACGGAATAACATCTGAAGACAAGTTGCATCTTTGGCTATACAGCTAACAAAATTTTGTGTCTACCAATGATCATAGATCATGtcctaaatgtttttcattggctaaatacacaaaataaatagtatTTGAACCTAATTAATTGCCTATATTTAGGACTGTGTTATTTTCCCCACAGAACCATCATCCCCAAAGAAGCTTCAGTATCTCCTCGAGCCTCCTGTGCAGGTAGAGGTGGCTGGCCGAAGGGGAGATAACGTTACGCTGCCATGCATCCTCCGaatcaaaccaaaacattacAAGATTAAATGGACAAAGCTGGACCCTGAGCATTTAGGGCAACAGAATATAATAATGATATCAAATGCAAATGCTTTTAAGCCGTATGGGCCTGTTGGACGGAGGGCTTCTCTGCTGAGGGCTCACACCATGGACGCCTCCCTGCTGCTCAGCCATCTTGAGCTGGGAGATGATGGCAGATATCAGTGTGAGCTGATAAATGGCATTGAGGATGAGAACATTGTGGTCACTTTGAGGATTGAAGGTAATTAAACACTACTACCAGTATTTGTTGATaatgttagtttttctttcaggcGTATGACGATACAATTTTACCTTTGGTGCAATGTGATTCAAATTTCCTAACTTGAAATGCACTTTCTACCTGGATTGCACTAAAACCTGCATGGAGGGAGTGTTTTTATCAGGGCTCAGGAAATATACAGGGGTTTTGTTTCTAGGTGTGGTTTTCCCATATCAAAGTAAGCGTGGGCGCTACAAATTCAACTTCCATGAAGCCAAGCTGGCTTGTGCTGAGCAAGATGGCATGCTAGCATCCTACAACCAGCTTTACAGAGGTATTACCATTATCCCAAAACATTTCTTACCCTCATGTAAAAGGTATTTGTGCTGTTTGGTTTTGTCATAATAACCCACTTCTTCTGGCAGCTTGGACGGAGGGGTTGGACTGGTGCAATGCAGGTTGGATTCATGATGGAACAGTTCATTATCCAATCGTTCATCCTCGACCCGTCTGTGGAGGAAACTTGCCAGCAGGCATTCGCAGTTATGGGCCAAAAAATAAGAACCATGATGGGTTTGATGCTTTCTGCTTCACATCCCAAATACCTGGTGAGCAAACTTTTGCCCTGACCACCCTAATATCTTCAAGGGGAGATAATCTAGCAGTTGATCTAataataattgtgaaataaaacaaattcagtgtTAATGTCCAAATTAACATTTGAACAATTACCAACATAACCTATTCTTCCTTACAGATGTGACAAACATGGTGGGTTTTGAAAGATTGGTTGTTACTTCAAATCTgagctcaaaaataaaaagtcaaattctgCAAGTTATTGCAAACCAGTTAAATGATggcttgttttgtgttgttgttagtcacaataagtttatttttatagtactGACACAAACCATTCCAAAGTCCTTTAGAtgatttttaactgaaaaatgtatcCAATCCTATCTTTAGCTGAAGGTTTAACAAGCAGCAAATAAATGAGGGGAAATTTTCACTAGCTGAAAACAATGAGCATGAAATAatgaaagtcaaaataaaagttttaatattcacttattttatttttgagcagaatttaatctgtgattttgtgtctgtttttttgccGACAGGCTCTGTATTCTACATAACCGGATCTTTCTCCTATGATCAGGCATTTTACGCCTGCAAACGTCAGGGATCAGAGTTGGCTTTGGTCGGCCAGCTTTATGCCGCCTGGCGTTTCCAGAAATATGACCAGTGCAATGGTGGCTGGCTGAAAGATGGCAGCGTACGCTTTCCCATCGTCAGCCCCAGGAAACGCTGTGGAGGCGTCCCAGAAGCAGGGGTCCGCACATTTGGATTCCCCAGCAAAACAAGCCACCTTTATGGAGCATATTGTTACAGATAACCCATGTTATTAAAGACAAAATCAGTGTAAGAAGAACTTGGCATCCAAGCTTGAAAATGGTGGCAACAATGAAGTTAACTTTAATGGTGACAGAAGCTGTTGAGATCAGTGGTATAATAAGAAAAGTaggaaatgaaacatttaacaatACAGATGAACAATCAACTCAGCTTATAACAACTTCTTGACTGATGGGGAAACCAGCCAGTGATTCCATGTAATGTTTCTGTCTTCCTTCCTGTGATCTTATTAAAGGCTCGATAAACTTACAGCAAACAACAACTGTTAATCAGTTAGCCTTAGAATTACTTCTAATTAAGGTCACAAGCTTTTTGGTGTTGgtcacaaaaaatatgtttgaattaTTCCAATATTTAACAGGATTTTGTACCATTCTCTAAGTAAAAAAATTGGATTACATTCGGGATAACATTCAACATATTTATCTGACTTGGTGTGAACCCTTGCATTAGTTTTGGCAGGTTCATGCATTTGTGTATGATTTTTTCAAGTAATACGAAAAACGGTTTAACTTGATCAGGGTGTCATTTTGTGCACCAAAGTTCTCAGTCAAGACAAGATAAAGTTCACAGTATGTCACAAATGGCTGACTGGCATCATCTGGTGGTAACATTCTTCACTGTAATTGGATCAAACTATGTAACTGTCAAATTCACATTCATCCAGGTGCAAAGAGGAGGAACTAACCTCTGACTTGACTAATATGTCTTGGGAACTCTTCTAAATGCTGCAGATTAATTATGTGAACATTTATAGTAATCTGTTAAGCAGAAATTCACATTActttagagagagaaaaaaagtttcacttGCAAAACCAGTTGGTTACAAATGAGATTAAACAGTTTCCCTCTGTTGTTTCTGAATTCAAATGTGACTGGTGTTTCCCTGAAGTAATGTATGATTTGTgacatctaaagatttctccATTAATCCattcaagaaaaacaattttatctCATTCTATATTAATAGACAATAAAGTCTTTGTTGCTTGGTGATAAATGGGGACCACATGTTTATTTCTTCACAgcaattttaatcattttcattttcatagaGTTAAAATCAATCGACAGCGCTTAACAGTATAAATTCCAGTTATGTTGCAAAATTATTGCCTTTTCATTGCTTTTAGGTAGACTTCATTGTCCCTtcattaattaaacaaacattcaaCATGACCTTTATTATTGTTGTATTACAGAATTTCTctaatattaagaaaataattatgtGAGCAATACTTGCATCTGATACAGAATATGTGCTTTTTCGAAATGAGGAAAAGTTGTCCCATTATAGTCAGAACCTCAACCCTAAAGAAACTTAACAGGTATTACATCACTGCAAGTGAATAAAGAACACAAAGGCTGATggctaaaaaaaatcctccataTTAGTGAGATAAAAGGTTGAAAGTAGACACTATAAAgtctgaaggaaaacagaatttaaaaaaagcaccaaAAGACAAGAAGAGTCAAAGTTCGCAAGAACAATCACATGGTTCACTACTGTCTGCTCTGTGTACTGTTGGTACTTTTATCTAAACAAAgattgaattacattttaaaaatcacgaTTTATTGAATCATCTAGCTTTGTCATTATGCCCATTATTCcctgcagcagaagaaaagtCCAGATCTGGAGTTTATTCTAGCAGCCATAGTTTCCTTCAGGTGTGATAACCAGCATGAGTTTGACATTGTGAATTTAATCTGGTACTGGCAGACCAGCTTTCTGGATCAGGTAACCATGTTAgcaaattcaaacacaaagcaaacattaGTCAGAATACAGTCTGTTATCCAGACAAAGAGATAACTCCTACTGGCCTGATATCCATCAGTTCTTCAGAACCTCCCACCGGAATAAAACATGGTTGAGCTATCCAAAACTCCagtgtgaaaataaacacatgcGTTCCATtcctacaagaaaaaaaacataagcatAAACATCTAAACATAAACATCTAAGAATGCTAGAAGAGATGTGAGTCATTTAGCATTTGGCCCACTAAGAAACTCCATGCATTACACAAATTCTGGTAGTTCAGACTGTTAGGTTACACAGAACAAGGGACATTTCTGTAATATTGTACTGCTAAACTGAGTTTTGACCACATTCAACTGTTTTCAAAGGCCCTGTTCTACCAAAGTACACTGATTTACTCAGCTTTAACTTGAAACACAATActtcaacaaaaacatgtagCAGATAATAAATGCGTTAAccataaattagattttataatAACCTTACTAACATGAAAGTCAAAGTTATTACAATAAATGGTAACATTTGCATCAGGCAGCAAATCAACATGAAGTATTTCACTGGGATTCTTAGAACAACTTAAAGAAATGCTTAAATGTgtagctgaagaaaaacagctggttttaaattaattttcacaaattaaaaatgtgaaaagtgtggtgtgcattagTTTTCAGCCTTGAATAATTTGATACCTCTCAATGCAATTGAGGGCAACTAGGTGCCTGCAGAAGTCACTTAAGAAGGAAAGAGAGTTCActtgtttgctgttttgcaGAGATTTGCTGGATgcatttattgaacaaaaagttTCAAACTCCAAAGAACAAACCAAACAACTCCATTTTTTAATGGATGTCAGAGTTGTTGATTCTGGGAGTAAGTTCacaatttgcaaaataaaaaacacgaCAGCAAGCAAAtcaaaatttgagaaaatacGTTTTTctaagaaatgcataaaaatgaagTGCACATGATCATGATGGCAAATGagtaaattaaatcttttagTCTTAATTTAGCATTTCCAGATTTATCCAAAACACAACCGCAACAGTATTCCTGATGATGTAAACCAATAATATTGATCATTAAATTTCTATTGGAATGAAAagattaacttattttttgttatttgtaaaTTCCAAATACATTTGTTGTGTTTGAGTCACAATGGTTTACACAAcatattcaattttatttactgtatttctgattattaataatttactgaagcaaatgggatttttttccccatggatatctgggggaaaaaaagaaggatttctacatgaaaaataaacattctgctgtgattttaattggatccattattatgtattattattaaatgtatcattttctCATGGTTTGCAATGTCCAtcaattttcttcatttctaattctttgacaaaaaatttaCTGTAGCTGTCTAGTTTATTAGCATATGTAGGTCATTTcgcaataaaatttttttttaaacaaacatcatTCTTTGCAGCACAGTAAGACAGATAtttggatcaaaacactttcaGCTGGGTTGTTTTCTATTACACAGACAACCATAATGTGGTAATTCAGTAGGAGAGTCTTTAAGACATAGATCAGGggaaatctgtgtttttattttctttataggACAAAATGGCATTAAGAATTCCACTTTATATCCCAGTAAAGCGGTGCTgctttctctgctgctgcaacCATGACGTCCTCATGCTGGTCAGGCTGGGAATGTGAGGTATCCCCCTCCATTGTACGAGCtaaagatggaaaaacagaagcattttttcagttattgttaaaatgtttgaaactttaATACTTCAAAATCTAAATGTGGTGAAattgaaaagctgaaatttaaaatgagcaaaaaaagcataaactcaaatcaaatcaatcaaatcaaaaacgAGATGACTGTGTGTtcagtataaatatatttttctaagcGATGCTGTTATTTGGCCAAAGCTCAAATATTCATGGACGAGTTTAATGTTCAATATTTCACACAATAATTTTATACATTGATATGCAGAAAAGAGGTTTGGTAAAGATAATATATAATGTATGGTATATGAGGCCAAATAGGCTTGTGATTTATTGGTAGTTATAGCTAATAAAAGGCAGGACATTTAATGAACTCACTTGGCACGCAAGTAATCTGAGGCGCTTCCCAGTGGCCTCCAGGCAGACATCTAATAACAGGGTTGAGCTTCTGTATAAAACCCTCTTCACAGTAGTACCGAATCCTGCTGTTGGTCTCGTAACGTGACCGCTTTTTCCCAAACACCAGAGCATGGTGGACCCGAGGGGGCTCTCCACAGGACGCTGTTGGAACCAGCTTTAGTTAGAATCTTAGAACGAGAATCCAAAAAGGAAAGGTCTTTCTTAAACATAGAAAACTCACAGACACCCTTCTTGCAGGTGTAGGACAGGTGGTAGTTACATGGCACATCGCTCCAGTGACCGCCATCGTGCCAAGCCATCACCGCGCAGTCCTCCccagacaggaagtagctgtCTGGCTGGTTTTTGTACCAGTTCTCATAGAGCTGAAAGCAGGAAGATgctaaatcaaatcaaagctttttgatgtttttcagcacaattcagaagaaaagatggtggaaactaaaactaaattgacatgaacaaatgaaaacagtgtaaaaagtcaaaattctggtaaaagacaaaacagtttGAGAAATCCTGGAAAAACTCACCAGAGGGTTTCCATCAGACCAGCGGAAGTCTCCCTCAATGGTTCTGTCATTTAGTCCAATCCACTGATATTCTCtgtatttatctaaataaaaaaatatcatttatcTTGTCAAGATATGTAAGTAGTATATAGAAAGAATTAActgttcatttatattttcaccTACTCAAACCTGTAACCTAAAATTGAAAATCCTTTCTGTGGTCGAATTTAGAGACATAAAACTGAACTGTGAATCTGGATCCTCTTTGACTATTTGAAGGAAAGTTTGATTTATTCTAAGaacaacatttaataaaatatgcagCAAAACATAATCAGAACATAAAGAGTATAAATCTGCTTTTGAATTTCTTACACATTTGATGATATAATGTTGACTTTTGTTAAACTGACTCCTTTAGAGATGTACAGGTAAAATGAGCCGTGGATGAAAGAGGAGCCAGTGGAATGTCAGATAACTATCTCATCGCCTCCCACCAGACAAAATATCGACAAGAACTTTACAACCGGGAAGCGTTCTGAGAAAAACGCAGATTCCATAAGTTGAAAGACATGAAACCCCTTTTCTGTCATGTCAGGACACATTTTTAGCACTTGAGATCTTTCAAGTGTCtgaaaatgaggaatgttgggGAGGAAGATCCCTGGGCTGATATCTGTTTCAGGTGGTTAATGGAGTGGTGCTCCGAAGTGTTTTTCTGATtgtgtaaaatagtttttttcagttgaagtaaaaaaactattttaccaTGTCGTCCTCAACAACTGCACTTCTTACACATATGGTGAATTGCTCTCTGGCCCTTCCACAGTGACTCTTAATAACTTTGGCAAAACTACTACTGAACCAACTATTACTATATaataacaaatgcaggtttgaggattttctcagatttttgatGGAACAAttgcaataaaattaaacaaaagaatgAGTCTAAAATAATCAGTAAATTTTTTGgggatattttttattcattaggTTGGAAGCTGTGTGCTTTTTCAGAATCAGTTATATATAGGATAAAATTGTGTtgccaaacaaaaacattgactCCTAGCATACAGACACTaagtatataaaataaactattaaggaaataaaataagtaatttttacagcattttctaTGAATATCAACATCCTAGAAGAACATTTATTCATccactttattacaaatatgttgtctttcttttttttaatctaaaaacctaaataaaatggtgatttttaaaacatcattttcaaAATTCACACTTTTTAGCTAGACTGGGACCAAACTGATTAAAAGGGGCAGAATCCACGCTGGATCTCATGGGTAAGTGGGCGACTTTCTACAGTGGCCAATGGGCAAAAGGTGGGAAACACCATGGCAACAACCATGAACAAACCAACCTACTATTAAGGGCAATTTAGAGTCtgccatgtttttggactgctGACGGCTATCGGACAAACTCCACGTAGAAAAACTCTTGACCAGCAGTAGAGTTACTAACTGTGCAACCCTAATTTACAACTAAGTGTATTTTAAAGGAAggaatcaaacattttaagttcAACACTTGATTTTTAAtcactgaaactgaaacacttAACAGATTTACTCacttttccaaacattttctcagactGAGAGTAGAAACATCTCTGCTATTTACAGCTGACTACTTTGCAGATATTACCAAGTGCTTTGCTATGTCCCTGCATCTCTTCAGCGAGGTTTTACCGTTGATGTGATGTTGTTCCTCAGGAGTCATGACAGAAAGCAGATGTCCACCACACAACCGACagtgctgctctgctgcttccCAGCTTTGCCGTTTGCTGAAGTGACGATAACAAAAGCCCTGAAACTTCTCCCAACCTGGCTCACACTCCTCCACATCTGAAACCAGAtaaacagcaaaacacattAGTGGGAAGATTCTGCAGACTATTTCTTGCATTAcaggaaatgtgttttgtttttttgttactaCACCTCTTTGACACAATGCTCCTCCATAACCAGGCAAGCAAATGCACCTTAGTGGATCACCATCAACACAAGTTCCCCCATTCAGACAAGGATTCTCCAGGCAGGAGTCTGCAACCAcagtaaagaaaaagatgatATTAAAAAATTGTACATTCATTGATCTCTTCCTTACAACATTAGTGCTGCAGATAGTCAGCATTTAATTCACTTAGGAGTTGTTATATTTCCAACTTGGTTTCCCAGCTGGTCCCGCAGTCGGCATGAAGAGTTGTATGATACATGGCATTTGGCCTCATTGGATGTTAAAGCTAGCCTTTTGGACGTCAGAAGATTTTTATCCGCTATCTGTAGTGTTGCATTTTGagtggaaaaacacaaactgagagGGAATACattcaaattaagaaaaaaggTCCTGCAGAGAATTATCATATCCTTCCAATACACAGTTTTAGGAGACAGATAGTGAGAATCAAAGATATAAAATAGCTCTGGTGTCTGTACTGAGGCAAGAAGTAAAAGCAAAACCATGCAGTAACTATAGCCTGTTCATAACGCTGTAGCAGTTGTTGCCTGACTGTA contains:
- the hapln2 gene encoding hyaluronan and proteoglycan link protein 2, producing MTPIKGNFAGILVITLSYFIQSSASYNPHRAEPSSPKKLQYLLEPPVQVEVAGRRGDNVTLPCILRIKPKHYKIKWTKLDPEHLGQQNIIMISNANAFKPYGPVGRRASLLRAHTMDASLLLSHLELGDDGRYQCELINGIEDENIVVTLRIEGVVFPYQSKRGRYKFNFHEAKLACAEQDGMLASYNQLYRAWTEGLDWCNAGWIHDGTVHYPIVHPRPVCGGNLPAGIRSYGPKNKNHDGFDAFCFTSQIPGSVFYITGSFSYDQAFYACKRQGSELALVGQLYAAWRFQKYDQCNGGWLKDGSVRFPIVSPRKRCGGVPEAGVRTFGFPSKTSHLYGAYCYR